The Aedes aegypti strain LVP_AGWG chromosome 3, AaegL5.0 Primary Assembly, whole genome shotgun sequence genome contains a region encoding:
- the LOC5572111 gene encoding probable maltase — translation MKIFVPLLSFLLAGLTTGLDWWEHGNFYQVYPRSFKDSDGDGIGDLDGVTEKLKYLKDIGMDGVWLSPIFSSPMADFGYDISNFREIQTEYGDLDAFQRLSDKCKQLGLHLILDFVPNHTSDQHEYFKKSVQKDETYKDFYVWHPGVHGPNNTKVPPSNWISVFRGSSWEWNEERQEFYLHQFLKEQPDLNYRNPAVVEEMKNVLRYWLDRGVSGFRIDAVPYLFESDIIDGRYRNEPESRTTDDPENPAYLVHTQTMDQPETYDMIYQWRAVLDEYSKTDNRTRIMMTEGYTSLPKIIEFFGNATANGAQIPFNFEVISNVKKNSTGADFATYVKRWLDAKPANRRSNWVLGNHDNNRLGSRLGENKIDLYNIALQTLPDIAVTYYGEEIGMLDQWIPWNETVDPAACRSDEASYSAYSRDPARTPMQWDSGKNAGFSKAAKTWLPVADNYKTLNVKIQDRARKSHLKIFKKLTKYRKRQILTEGDIDIKVSGENLLVYKRKVDKVGYVVVALNFGTEPVALGLSSLFDRADQRMQVVVSSNRVSTPDNVWVDVDNYVLIGESGIVLQYLWGKNPIVS, via the exons ATGAAGATCTTTGTTCCACTTCTAAGCTTCCTCCTAGCAGGACTAACCACCGGGTTGGACTGGTGGGAACATGGAAACTTCTACCAAGTTTACCCAAGATCCTTCAAGGACTCCGACGGCGACGGTATCGGGGATCTGGACG GAGTCACCGAAAAGCTGAAATATCTGAAAGACATCGGCATGGACGGAGTTTGGTTGTCACCGATTTTCTCTTCTCCGATGGCTGATTTTGGCTATGACATCTCGAACTTCCGAGAGATTCAAACGGAATACGGGGATCTAGATGCTTTCCAGCGGTTGTCCGATAAGTGTAAGCAGCTGGGCTTGCATCTAATTTTAGACTTCGTCCCGAATCATACTAGCGACCAACACGAATATTTCAAAAAGTCTGTTCAAAAAGATGAGACATACAAGGATTTCTACGTATGGCATCCGGGTGTACATGGTCCGAACAACACCAAGGTACCGCCATCCAACTGGATCAGTGTGTTCCGAGGATCTTCCTGGGAATGGAATGAGGAGCGCCAAGAGTTTTATCTGCatcagtttttgaaagaacaacCAGATCTGAACTACCGCAATCCTGCCGTAGTGGAAGAGATGAAGAACGTTCTTCGGTATTGGCTGGACCGGGGAGTTTCTGGGTTCAGAATCGATGCAGTACCGTATCTTTTCGAGAGCGACATTATCGACGGACGATATCGTAATGAACCAGAAAGTCGTACCACTGATGACCCCGAGAACCCAGCTTATTTGGTTCATACGCAAACCATGGATCAGCCGGAAACCTACGATATGATCTATCAATGGCGTGCGGTATTGGACGAGTACAGTAAAACGGATAATAGAACTCGTATCATGATGACTGAGGGCTACACTAGCCTTCCAAAGATCATCGAGTTCTTTGGTAATGCCACTGCTAACGGAGCACAGATTCCGTTCAACTTTGAAGTGATCAGTAATGTGAAGAAGAACAGCACTGGCGCTGATTTTGCCACTTATGTTAAACGCTGGTTGGATGCTAAACCTGCCAACAGAAGATCCAATTGGGTACTTGGAAACCACGACAACAATCGCTTAGGGTCCCGTTTGGGCGAGAATAAGATTGATTTGTACAACATCGCTTTACAAACATTACCGGATATTGCCGTCACATACTACGGTGAGGAAATCGGAATGCTCGATCAGTGGATTCCTTGGAACGAAACTGTTGATCCGGCTGCTTGCAGATCAGATGAGGCTTCTTATTCCGCTTACTCTAGAGATCCTGCCCGTACTCCAATGCAGTGGGACAGCGGAAAGAACGCAGGTTTCTCTAAGGCGGCCAAGACTTGGCTTCCAGTGGCAGACAATTACAAGACCCTTAACGTAAAGATTCAGGATCGTGCCCGCAAAAGCCATTTGAAGATATTCAAGAAGTTGACCAAGTACCGCAAGCGTCAAATCTTGACCGAAGGAGACATCGACATTAAGGTTTCCGGGGAAAATCTACTCGTGTACAAACGTAAGGTCGATAAGGTTGGCTACGTGGTCGTTGCACTGAACTTTGGTACGGAACCTGTAGCGCTGGGTCTTTCCAGTTTGTTTGATCGAGCTGATCAGAGAATGCAAGTAGTGGTATCGTCGAACAGGGTCTCCACTCCAGATAA CGTATGGGTAGATGTGGATAACTACGTACTAATCGGAGAGAGTGGCATCGTGCTGCAATATTTATGGGGAAAGAACCCGATTGtttcttaa